The genomic region ATTGAGCAAATTAGTATGGCATCTTGAAACTTATGATGTTACTTCAATAAGGGCCAGTACTCCAATGTATTTCCTTTCTAAGGCCATTGCTGATAAAGGGATCAAGGTGGTGCTTTCCGGAGAAGGATCTGATGAGATCTTTGGAGGGTATCTATATTTCAAGAACGCGCCTTCTGCTGAAGAATTTCAAAAGGAAACCATTAGAAGAGTTCAAAGATTGGCCACTGCCGATTGTTTAAGAGCTGATAAATCTACGATGGCTCACGGTTTGGAGGCAAGAGTGCCTTTCCTTGATAAAGCATTCTTGAAGACTGCTATGGAAATGGTGCCTGAGTCAAAAATGCCGGTAACTTATGATGGAGTTGAGAAATATGTTCTTAGAAAAGCATTTGACACGCCAGAGAAACCATTTTTACCAGAGGAAGTATTGTGGCGTCAAAAAGAGCAATTTAGCGATGGGGTAGGTTACAACTGGATAGATCAGCTTATTGACTATGCTTCAAAGCAAGTAAGTGATGTGCAAATGGAGACAGCGGCCTTGAAATATCCGGTGAACACTCCGGCAACCAAAGAGGCTTATTTTTACAGAGAATTGTTTAGTAAACATTTCCCGCAGGAATCTGCAGCGAAAACTGTAAAAAGATGGATCCCGAAATGGCAAAAAGATCTTGATCCTAGTGGAAGAGCAAATGAAACTCACGTTGCTCCCGGCTTAAAAAAAGAGATGCAAAAGGCCTAATCCTTGTAGGAATTTAAATATTAAACCCGAAGTGTTCCGGTGATCCGGAATACTTCGGGTTTTTCCACATAATTTGTTGATAACTTAAGGTGTTATAAGGCTGCTTCAACCTGTTAAAAATATGCGAATTGTTATATTTGTTCGTTATCCAAAATAGACGAAATTAATTAGCATATATATGAGCGAAGAAGCTAAGAAACATAATTATTCAGCCGACAGTATTCAGGCACTGGAAGGCATGGAGCATGTTCGTATGCGACCTTCAATGTATATTGGAGATACAGGCGTTAGAGGACTGCATCATTTGGTATACGAAGTTGTTGATAACTCGATCGATGAGGCGCTTGCGGGACACTGTGATAATATTAAAGTTACGATCAATGAGGACAATTCCATTACTACTGAAGATAACGGTAGGGGGATTCCTATAGATCTTCATAAAAAAGAAGGCGTATCTGCATTACAGGTGGTAATGACTAAAATTGGTGCAGGTGGTAAATTTGATAAAGATTCCTATAAAGTTTCCGGTGGTCTTCACGGAGTTGGTGTGAGTTGTGTGAATGCACTTTCTGAGCATCTTACTGCAACCGTTTATAGAGATGGGAAAATATGGCAACAGGAATATGAACTGGGAAAACCTCTTTATCCTGTAAAGCCAACTGGAGAAACTGAGTTGAGCGGTACCATTGTGACCTTCAAGCCAGATCCAAGTATCTTTCAGCAAACACTGGAATATAACTACGACACCCTTGCAAGCCGTATGCGTGAGCTTGCTTACCTTAATAAAGGGATAAGAATTAGCCTGACCGATAAAAGGAACAAGGAAGATAATGGTGAATATGTTCATGATGACTTCCATTCTGAAGAAGGTCTGAAGGAATTTATAAAATTTTTAGACGGTAACCGTGAGCCAATCATTGGAGATGTGATCTCTATGGAAGGTGAGAAGAATGATATTCCTGTTGAGGTAGCCATGGTTTACAACACTTCTTTTAGTGAGAACCTTCATTCTTATGTGAATAACATTAATACTCACGAGGGTGGAACTCACCTTTCCGGGTTTAGAAGAGGTCTTACTACTACGCTTAAGAAATATGCCGATGCATCCGGATTACTGGATAAGGTAAAATTTGAAATTACCGGTGATGACTTCCGTGAGGGACTTACCGCCATAATTTCGGTTAAGGTTGCTGAGCCTCAGTTCGAGGGGCAGACAAAGACCAAGCTGGGTAACCGTGAGGTGACTTCAGCGGTATCTCAGGCTGTTTCAGAAATGCTTGAGAATTATTTAGAAGAAAATCCGAATGATGCCAAGACCATTGTTCAAAAAGTAATGCTTGCTGCGCAGGCTAGAAATGCCGCGAAAAAAGCCCGTGAAATGGTTCAGCGAAAAACTGCCATGAGTGTTGGTGGTTTACCTGGGAAATTATCTGACTGCTCTGAGCAGGACCCTGCACAATGTGAAGTATTTCTTGTCGAGGGAGACTCGGCGGGTGGTACGGCCAAGCAGGGTAGAGATCGTAAGTTCCAGGCGATTCTTCCGCTTAGAGGTAAGATCCTAAATGTTGAAAAGGCTATGTCTCACAGGGTTTTTGATAACGAAGAGATCAAGAACATCTATACTGCCCTTGGGGTAACTATAGGTACCGAAGAGGATAGTAAGGCGCTAAACCTTTCTAAGCTTAGATATCATAAGATTGTGATCATGTGTGATGCCGACGTTGATGGTAGTCACATTGAAACTTTGATCCTGACTTTCTTCTTTAGATATATGAGGGAGTTGATTGAGAACGGTCACATTTATATCGCAACACCGCCACTTTACCTTGTTAAAAAGGGACAGAAGAAGCGTTATGCGTGGAATGAAAAAGAGCGTGATGAGATCGCTGCTGAATATAGCGGTGGAGTTCAGATCCAGAGATATAAAGGTCTTGGAGAGATGAACGCAGAGCAGCTTTGGGATACTACTATGGATCCTGAATTCAGAATACTAAGAAAAGTGAACATTGACAATGGAGGGGAAGCCGACAGGATCTTCTCAATGTTAATGGGAGATGAGGTTCCACCACGACGGGAGTTCATCGAAAAGAATGCCAAGTATGCTAATATTGATGCTTAAGCTTAACTAAATATTTATTAAAAGACCCACACCTAAACTCTTAAGTGTGGGTTTTTTACATATAGATA from Gramella sp. MT6 harbors:
- the gyrB gene encoding DNA topoisomerase (ATP-hydrolyzing) subunit B, with the protein product MSEEAKKHNYSADSIQALEGMEHVRMRPSMYIGDTGVRGLHHLVYEVVDNSIDEALAGHCDNIKVTINEDNSITTEDNGRGIPIDLHKKEGVSALQVVMTKIGAGGKFDKDSYKVSGGLHGVGVSCVNALSEHLTATVYRDGKIWQQEYELGKPLYPVKPTGETELSGTIVTFKPDPSIFQQTLEYNYDTLASRMRELAYLNKGIRISLTDKRNKEDNGEYVHDDFHSEEGLKEFIKFLDGNREPIIGDVISMEGEKNDIPVEVAMVYNTSFSENLHSYVNNINTHEGGTHLSGFRRGLTTTLKKYADASGLLDKVKFEITGDDFREGLTAIISVKVAEPQFEGQTKTKLGNREVTSAVSQAVSEMLENYLEENPNDAKTIVQKVMLAAQARNAAKKAREMVQRKTAMSVGGLPGKLSDCSEQDPAQCEVFLVEGDSAGGTAKQGRDRKFQAILPLRGKILNVEKAMSHRVFDNEEIKNIYTALGVTIGTEEDSKALNLSKLRYHKIVIMCDADVDGSHIETLILTFFFRYMRELIENGHIYIATPPLYLVKKGQKKRYAWNEKERDEIAAEYSGGVQIQRYKGLGEMNAEQLWDTTMDPEFRILRKVNIDNGGEADRIFSMLMGDEVPPRREFIEKNAKYANIDA